The nucleotide sequence AAAAGCAGCATTGGGCTGTTGATGTGTTTAAATTTAATAGAAAAGTTGAATTCCAAATTATCTTTCGAGATGGGGATTTGAACTTGGATTTCGTCCCTAGTAATAGAAGATAGTTCCACCAAGACTAAAGATTCGCACTTGAGATTTCTTCCATAAGACTGGACGAGAGGCCCACCAAGATTGTTTCGGTGGAGAACcaatgaatttttctttttaagtatTGTTAGGTAAGGGGGATGAGTGCTTACAATAATTTCATAGAGAAGAATTCTGAAACCTAACACTATGTttgaatgaaggaaaaaaacttgaaattttggtaaaagtcagaatttataacaacttcccaagttcaaattccatgtaaatagatatcatttcccaatttctatgattgagagtttaaaaataacaaattccgtattcaattccattgttcttttaggttaaccaaacaagaaaatttacaaattctagaaaataaaatcttgtcatttcaatttccgtcattttaaaattccttagtaatcttaaatttcttcatccaaacatagtgtaagcgCATAAGTAGAAACCCTACATTCTATCCATTAAGATATTGAACCGCATCCTACCCACTAAAATACTAGATCATGTTCTAAGGTATTAGACCAATGACATATAAAATCATAAATCCATAGCTTCCTAAAGAAACTCCTGCACAAGGCATGGGGGGCCGACGATGCACTACGTTTTTTGGGAGAGAGGTCGGACGATCGAATCCTGCTGTGTCCCTCCGGAACACACAACTtagtgaaaaaaaattacaatctcTGAAATTTGCCAAAAAAACTTCAACATCTTCATCAcaacaaaattatcaaaattaaaactatcttttatcaccatcatcatcatcatcatcaacatcaacaaattcatGAATTCTTGTTCTAGTACTGAAATTAGTGTAACCAATTTTACTGTTACTCCAAGAcaccctcttccctcctctacacacccCACTTCTCAAATCCACACCCATTCCCCCCACCACCCCACTCTCCTCCTCCCCTCCTCCTACCCTAAACCTCACTCTCCCCCTCTTACTCTGTCCCACCGATTCCCTGCAATTCCCTTTCCCATTTCCACTttcaccgccaccgccaccgccactgCCGCCATTACTAGCCACTACATTCTCCCACAGCTCCTCCCCATTCCTCCTCTTCCCAACCGCCTTCCCCATGTCCGGAAACGCCGGCAGCCATCTCGGCACGTGCAAGCCCCTCCGGGAATCCAGTTCCGGCGGAATGGGAACCTCATTTCCCCTTTTCTCCGCGCCCAATTTCTCCACCCGCGGAATCGGCCTGGCGAAGGGGGTTTCCCGATTCCACCTCACGAACCCGGCGAGTTCGCTCAAAACGCTCGAACCCAATACGCAGAATCCGTTTTCGTGGAGGGCGGAGGCCCCTCTGAATCCCTGCACCGACTGCAAGTCGTGGAGGGCGTTGGCGAAGTCGAAGACGTTCGTGTGGGTGCGCTTGGCCATGGCGGCGTAGGAGGCCGAGGCCGAGGCTACGGCGCTGATGTACTTGACGGCGATGTGGGTCAGGGTTTCGAGGGCGGAGGGCTTCGTTGATTTGAATCCGACTGATTGGCTGATCTGAGACACCGCGATCCTGGCTATGGCGAAATGCAACTCTGGTGGGGTCGGGTTTTGGGTTGGGAGTGTTGGGGTTTGTTCGATTTTTGTGCTTTTGCGTCGTGATTTGGGTTTTTGGGACATGGTGGTGGCGTTGGTGGATTGGAAGAAGGTTTGCTGCTTGCAGACTGTTCAGTACGAATACTGGTGTGGTTTTTCTTCTCAACCCTAAACTGTTGGAGAGAAGGTTTCTCTTTTATTACtggctttttatttttgtttttgagtggtAAATATTTTTTATGTCAGATGAGAAATAGTGTTTGAATgtgattttaaaatgactaaaaacgtttttagtaaaaatatttttagaaacaaTCATTAGTACAAATGCCTGTAAATCCTGAAAAAGCGAAGTGCATCCGGAAAGAAACACATAACTGATGTTTTTTGTAGAAAacatttaaagtgtttttgaaacctaaaaatattttttctaaaagctcTTTCAGTTAATTTAAAAGTATGTCCAAACGAGTTAATAATCATCACATACGCTTTTGTGTGATTTTGACTTACAGTtaattgtttttgaaaaatcACGTAATGTGAAGGAGGTTAAGGATAATTTTAAATCAAGTTGTGCAAATGCAAAAATATGATGTGTAAAAATGATTTCTCTTTCAAATATAGCTTgtttttccccaaaaaaaaaagtggtttGAGTGTTCATTTCTAATTCATAGAATATGGTTTGAATTAGGAGGACATAGTAAAGGGGCATTTCATAAATGCTTATAGATGCATCTCTTAATAACTAGAAGCGcttataaaacttaaaaacgTTTTTGAGTTGTAAGGGGTCGTTTGTTTGACAGGACTAGGGAGGACTGGACTGGATTAGACTATAGTCCCTTGTTTGGTTTGTAGTAGGATTAGTTTTAATGACCTTAGGTTGGACTCGCTCGGATTATTCACCTCCTTACGCGTTCTTAACGAGGAACCCCAGTTTCGGGAGGACTCGTAAGCCCTGAGAGAAAGCCGCGAGAGAGTCACTCATCCAAGAACCTACGTCGCTCGTCCTCATCGCTGCGTCTTCCCTCATCGTCGTCCTTGCCCTGCTCCCTCATCGTCATCTTCCTCATTCTGATCTCTGCGCCTTCCCTCATCTGCATCTGCTCGCCCTCATCTGCTCCGACTTGTCTGGTAAACTTCGCATCTTCGCTTTATTTCGTCAATTTGTTTTGCAGATCGTGGTATTACTGAGCttcatttgattttgttgttttgggtttgagaaattttcaatgatagacctctgcacttgaacaaattagggttttgatttttaggtcaaattaagattagaatttggggttttcatattTCAACTTTTCTTTCAAATCCTCAAAACCGCCATCACAAAATTTGCTCAGTGATGAAATCTAAGCCctgaaattttgtttcttttcgcGTTTTCTGAATTGGGTTTTTTGATTTTTCGGGTTTTGATGCTTTGCTTGTTTGGATTTTGTGAAGCAATTTCGTGTCTGGGTTTcacaagaggaagaagaagaggagaagggAAGCTGAGCAGAAGCAAGGAGAGGCATTGCGGCGGAAATGTCTCAAGCTGTGCAAAAAGGTTGGATTTTGTGGCTGTTTTTTGGCCGTTTGATTGCCTATTTTGCATAATGTATAGCTTGTTTACCACTCATTGGATTTTGATAGttggttgatttggtttttaatctcATTGTTGCGAAAAGTTGGTGTCTTTGCAAGAGGAATTACATTGAATTATGTTACTACTCTTTGGATTCTGTGAGTGATTTTT is from Malus sylvestris chromosome 5, drMalSylv7.2, whole genome shotgun sequence and encodes:
- the LOC126621967 gene encoding uncharacterized protein LOC126621967 — translated: MSQKPKSRRKSTKIEQTPTLPTQNPTPPELHFAIARIAVSQISQSVGFKSTKPSALETLTHIAVKYISAVASASASYAAMAKRTHTNVFDFANALHDLQSVQGFRGASALHENGFCVLGSSVLSELAGFVRWNRETPFARPIPRVEKLGAEKRGNEVPIPPELDSRRGLHVPRWLPAFPDMGKAVGKRRNGEELWENVVASNGGSGGGGGGESGNGKGNCRESVGQSKRGRVRFRVGGGEEESGVVGGMGVDLRSGVCRGGKRVSWSNSKIGYTNFSTRTRIHEFVDVDDDDDDGDKR